In Parus major isolate Abel chromosome 1, Parus_major1.1, whole genome shotgun sequence, the following proteins share a genomic window:
- the PLEKHB1 gene encoding pleckstrin homology domain-containing family B member 1 — protein sequence MALVKSGWLWRQSSILRRWKRNWFVLYLDGSLVYYHDETQRDMDGRIHIKYSCRDVRIGRECKDVQPPEGRSRDCLLTVVLRDGSKTTLCAESEDDAVAWKMAVLEAKSTPVHVYDPYDDDYYQTVPLDSHQAAYISSGHYGHQYGAPGVTHVIVREDPYRVSGDQMALGLLAGAATGAALGSFMWMPCWF from the exons ATGGCGCTGGTGAAGAGCGGTTGGCTTTGGCGACAGA GCTCCATCCTGCGCCGCTGGAAGAGGAACTGGTTCGTCCTCTACCTGGATGGCAGCCTGGTTTACTACCACGATGAGACGCAGCGGGACATGGATGGCCGGATCCACATCAAGTACAGCTGCCGGGACGTGCGGATCGGCCGTGAGTGCAAAG acGTGCAGCCGCCCGAGGGGAGGAGCCGGGACTGCCTGCTGACCGTGGTGCTGCGGGACGGCTCCAAGACCACGCTGTGTGCTGAGAGCGAGGACGACGCCGT TGCTTGGAAGATGGCCGTGCTGGAGGCTAAATCCACCCCG GTGCACGTGTACGACCCCTACGACGACGACTACTACCAGACGGTGCCCCTGGACTCCCACCAGGCCGCCTACATCAGCTCCGGCCACTACGGCCACCAGTACGGAG ctcccgGGGTGACCCACGTCATCGTGCGCGAGGATCCCTACCGCGTCTCCGGGGACCAgatggctctggggctgctggcgGGGGCCGCCACCGGCGCCGCCCTGGGCTCCTTCATGTGGATGCCGTGCTGGTTTTAG